The Caulifigura coniformis genome includes a region encoding these proteins:
- a CDS encoding type II toxin-antitoxin system VapC family toxin, with the protein MIVLDTNVISELMRQRPTDVVTGWINRQPPEAIWTTTVSVFEIYHGIELHPDGKRQQALRNVFELALKDVFKSRILPFDFAAAAEAAKIARRRKQAGLSSEIRDLLIAGIVATSGATFATRNTTDFDEAGLALINPWDVQPH; encoded by the coding sequence ATGATCGTTCTGGACACGAACGTCATCTCGGAACTGATGCGGCAACGGCCCACTGACGTCGTGACCGGCTGGATCAATCGTCAGCCCCCTGAAGCGATCTGGACCACGACCGTCTCGGTCTTCGAGATCTACCACGGGATTGAATTGCATCCCGATGGTAAACGGCAGCAGGCTCTGCGGAACGTCTTCGAGTTGGCGCTGAAGGACGTCTTCAAGAGCCGCATTCTTCCCTTCGACTTCGCGGCCGCGGCCGAAGCGGCCAAGATCGCCCGGCGTCGCAAGCAGGCCGGGCTCTCCTCGGAAATCCGGGACCTGCTGATTGCGGGCATTGTCGCCACCAGTGGCGCCACATTCGCAACTCGGAACACCACCGACTTCGACGAAGCGGGCCTCGCTCTCATCAATCCTTGGGACGTTCAGCCTCACTGA